A single region of the Pseudalkalibacillus berkeleyi genome encodes:
- the cysK gene encoding cysteine synthase A — protein sequence MRVVNSIAELIGDTPFVKLNRLPDPNGADVYVKLEAFNPSGSIKDRAAFNMLKEAEEKGILKAGSTIIEPTSGNTGIGLAMNAAAKGYKSIIVMPDTMTQERINLLKAYGAKVVLTPGEDKMPGAIEKAKELAEQIPNSFMPMQFENPANPDAHRQTTAIEVLDAAKHIGKNFKTFVAPAGTGGTITGTGETLKKHMPELHIKVVEPEGSPVLSGGKPGKHKLVGTSPGFIPDILNQEVYDEIIRIKDDEAYETTRKLASEEGILVGPSSGASVYAALQAAKELTPDDVVIAMTCDSGERYLSSDLFDFDEE from the coding sequence ATGCGTGTAGTCAATAGTATAGCTGAATTAATTGGAGATACACCTTTTGTAAAATTAAACCGTCTCCCAGATCCGAATGGTGCAGACGTATATGTAAAATTAGAAGCATTCAACCCGAGTGGAAGCATAAAGGACCGTGCAGCATTCAACATGCTGAAGGAAGCTGAAGAAAAGGGCATTCTGAAAGCTGGCTCGACGATCATAGAGCCTACCTCAGGAAATACGGGAATCGGTTTAGCAATGAACGCAGCCGCTAAAGGCTACAAATCAATTATCGTCATGCCAGATACGATGACACAAGAAAGAATTAATCTCCTTAAGGCATATGGTGCAAAAGTTGTTTTAACACCTGGAGAAGATAAAATGCCTGGCGCGATCGAAAAGGCGAAGGAATTAGCAGAGCAAATTCCGAATAGCTTCATGCCAATGCAGTTCGAAAATCCAGCAAACCCTGATGCACATCGCCAAACAACTGCAATCGAAGTGTTAGATGCAGCAAAGCACATCGGGAAGAATTTCAAAACTTTCGTTGCTCCAGCCGGAACAGGTGGAACGATTACAGGTACTGGTGAAACCTTGAAAAAGCACATGCCTGAATTGCACATCAAGGTCGTTGAACCTGAAGGCTCTCCCGTTCTATCTGGTGGAAAGCCCGGAAAACACAAGCTTGTCGGTACGAGTCCGGGATTCATTCCAGATATTTTAAACCAAGAAGTCTATGATGAAATCATCCGGATTAAAGATGACGAAGCATATGAAACAACGCGTAAACTTGCGAGTGAGGAAGGGATTCTCGTTGGTCCTTCGTCTGGTGCTTCTGTCTACGCAGCGTTACAAGCTGCAAAGGAATTAACACCTGATGATGTTGTCATTGCCATGACTTGTGACTCTGGTGAGCGTTACCTTTCAAGTGATTTATTTGATTTTGATGAAGAATAG
- a CDS encoding MFS transporter encodes MRLKFERIPVNISLFYFFIFFGFGTLFPLLSVYLKQDVGLSGTQIGAIMSVSPVVMIIAQPIWGIICDYTRRPRAVLIFTLTMSAFIALPFVYMDSYMGFILISIMLAVFQSAVVPVSDSITLNYVMANKKDYGNYRLWGALGFAMAVYLMGSLAEKLGLTLIFYSFTAALLICTIFVLSMPKESNSLQVDLRSGFVRLIKMPKFILFLFTTFCVFGPIHSNNFYFGLYIQELGGTLAGVGLAFLLAAGSEAPFMKFSGGWIRKAGYEKILIAATLISSIRWFYYFTEPSLVAVYATTIAQGFSIGLFIPAALQYVRKIAPDDVKATAVALYSSMGNGLGSWFCTFIGGIIYDAFSLFGLYLFFGITTAVGLVLLLINLKVVSGAPAATS; translated from the coding sequence ATGAGACTTAAATTTGAACGGATTCCAGTTAATATTAGTTTATTCTACTTCTTTATTTTCTTCGGTTTCGGTACGCTTTTTCCATTATTAAGTGTTTATTTGAAGCAAGATGTTGGTTTATCAGGGACACAAATCGGGGCAATTATGTCAGTCAGTCCAGTTGTCATGATCATCGCTCAGCCGATTTGGGGGATCATTTGTGATTATACGAGGCGGCCGAGGGCGGTTCTGATTTTCACATTAACGATGAGTGCATTCATTGCGCTTCCGTTCGTTTATATGGATTCTTATATGGGCTTTATCTTAATTTCAATTATGCTCGCAGTCTTCCAAAGTGCTGTCGTACCGGTATCGGACAGTATCACACTTAATTATGTGATGGCGAATAAGAAAGACTACGGAAATTACCGCTTATGGGGTGCACTTGGTTTTGCGATGGCGGTTTACCTAATGGGGTCCCTTGCTGAAAAATTAGGCTTAACACTCATTTTCTATAGCTTTACAGCGGCATTACTGATTTGTACAATCTTCGTCCTATCGATGCCAAAAGAGAGCAATTCCTTACAAGTGGACTTGCGGTCTGGTTTTGTTCGACTGATTAAAATGCCGAAGTTCATCCTCTTTTTATTTACAACGTTCTGTGTCTTTGGTCCGATTCATTCGAATAACTTCTACTTTGGACTATATATTCAGGAGTTGGGAGGTACGCTTGCGGGTGTTGGACTTGCCTTCTTACTAGCGGCCGGTAGTGAAGCGCCGTTCATGAAATTCTCCGGTGGTTGGATTCGTAAGGCAGGGTACGAAAAAATCTTAATCGCTGCCACATTGATTTCCTCTATTCGGTGGTTTTATTATTTTACAGAACCTAGCTTAGTGGCTGTATATGCAACAACAATTGCACAAGGATTTTCAATTGGATTGTTCATACCTGCTGCTCTTCAATACGTTCGAAAAATTGCTCCAGATGATGTGAAGGCAACGGCTGTAGCCTTATATAGTTCAATGGGCAATGGACTCGGAAGTTGGTTCTGTACATTTATCGGAGGCATTATTTATGATGCATTTTCCTTATTCGGGTTGTACTTATTCTTTGGGATTACAACGGCAGTTGGGTTGGTCTTATTACTGATTAACCTCAAGGTTGTTTCCGGCGCACCTGCGGCAACTTCATAA
- a CDS encoding LrgB family protein, translated as MIELFFVLLTIGLYVLGIQIYKWKKYPFTIPIITATTLIIVFLFLMDFSYSFYMSGAEWIDKLLGPAVVALAYPLYIYRGLIVRYMMPLLVGTFTGVSIGVLSGLILAKWVGAPENVIYSLLPKSVTTPVAMEIAKMTGGMPSIAVVFVMVAGMGGVIMAPYLFKWFNIESEMGRGLGLGAASHAIGTAKSLEYGHQAAAIGSVAMTISALLASILIPIISSWM; from the coding sequence TTGATTGAACTATTTTTTGTTTTACTTACAATTGGGTTATATGTGCTAGGTATACAAATCTATAAATGGAAGAAGTATCCCTTCACGATTCCGATCATTACTGCAACGACTTTAATTATTGTTTTCCTTTTCTTGATGGACTTTTCTTATAGCTTCTATATGTCAGGTGCTGAATGGATAGACAAATTACTTGGACCTGCAGTCGTTGCACTGGCTTATCCGTTATACATCTATCGCGGGTTGATCGTACGTTATATGATGCCTCTACTCGTTGGGACTTTTACAGGCGTTTCTATTGGTGTGCTGTCTGGACTGATCTTAGCAAAGTGGGTTGGCGCGCCAGAAAATGTGATTTATTCACTGTTACCTAAATCAGTAACGACACCTGTCGCAATGGAAATCGCCAAAATGACCGGAGGAATGCCGTCAATTGCAGTTGTATTTGTAATGGTTGCAGGTATGGGTGGTGTCATCATGGCTCCTTATTTATTTAAATGGTTTAACATAGAAAGTGAGATGGGAAGAGGCTTGGGGTTAGGAGCAGCCTCACACGCAATTGGCACAGCTAAATCCCTTGAATATGGCCATCAAGCAGCCGCAATAGGATCTGTGGCAATGACGATTTCGGCTTTACTCGCTTCAATATTGATTCCGATAATTTCTTCATGGATGTGA
- the thpR gene encoding RNA 2',3'-cyclic phosphodiesterase, producing the protein MDRHTFLAIPIPEHIQMKIYTYAQSVKEILPLKKWTSLGDYHITLQFLGATSEQAADKVIDHLNVESMNAFEIELDSTGVFGNPETPRVSWVGLKSSTELQSLHEKVKNSCSQAGFEVDSRPFCPHITLGKRWGGKTPITQSLPEPNHLQGLKWSVNEVILYEIYPKNEQKYVPYHRFKLGKDF; encoded by the coding sequence ATGGATCGACATACTTTCTTAGCAATTCCAATACCTGAACATATACAAATGAAAATATATACATACGCGCAAAGTGTAAAAGAGATCCTTCCATTAAAAAAATGGACAAGCTTAGGTGATTATCATATTACATTACAATTTCTAGGTGCAACTTCTGAGCAAGCAGCTGACAAAGTTATTGATCACCTTAATGTGGAGTCGATGAACGCGTTTGAAATAGAGCTAGACTCTACTGGCGTGTTTGGAAATCCTGAGACACCACGCGTTTCATGGGTTGGGCTTAAGTCATCAACAGAGCTTCAATCACTCCACGAAAAAGTTAAGAATAGCTGCAGCCAAGCGGGTTTCGAAGTGGATTCAAGGCCGTTTTGTCCGCATATTACGCTAGGGAAGCGTTGGGGTGGAAAGACGCCAATCACACAATCCTTGCCTGAGCCAAATCACCTTCAAGGCCTCAAGTGGAGCGTAAATGAAGTAATTTTGTATGAAATATATCCGAAAAATGAACAAAAATACGTCCCTTATCATCGCTTCAAGCTCGGGAAGGATTTTTAG
- a CDS encoding CidA/LrgA family protein gives MYKIVIGSLQVFLLYGIYLVGVWIQESFHLTMPGSMIGMLLLFILLLTKMMPLAWVQEGCHFLLSHLPLFFIPVTVGVMEFGFVFKGKGLLLIPVVLASTILVMVISAKILEWLMSKELKKGSHE, from the coding sequence ATGTATAAAATTGTAATCGGATCTTTGCAAGTTTTTCTATTGTACGGTATTTATCTTGTAGGTGTATGGATTCAAGAGTCGTTCCACTTAACTATGCCTGGTAGTATGATTGGCATGCTACTCTTATTTATTCTATTGCTCACTAAAATGATGCCATTAGCATGGGTGCAAGAGGGTTGTCATTTCTTACTATCTCATTTACCTCTTTTCTTCATTCCCGTTACGGTAGGGGTGATGGAATTTGGTTTTGTTTTTAAAGGAAAGGGGCTACTCCTTATTCCTGTGGTGTTAGCGAGTACGATTCTTGTCATGGTCATATCCGCCAAAATACTAGAATGGTTGATGTCAAAAGAATTGAAGAAGGGTTCGCATGAATGA